The Kribbella sp. NBC_00662 nucleotide sequence CTGAGGTGGTCGGGCGGGTCGGTGCGATTGTCGAGTCGCCGAAGTTCTTCCCGGCGTTCACCGGGCGGAAGAACCTCGAGCTGCTCGCCGAGGCGATCGGGGCCCCGCGGACGCGCGTGGGTGAAGTACTCGAGCAGACCTCACTCGGTGAGCGCGGCAACGATCGCTTCCGGTCGTACTCCCTCGGCATGAAGCAGCGCCTCGCGATTGCCGCCACGCTGCTCAAAGACCCCGATCTGCTGATCTTCGACGAGCCGACCAACGGGCTCGACCCGGCCGGGATTCGCGAGATCCGGGAGACCATGCGCGGGCTCGGCGACCAAGGCAAGACCGTGCTGGTCAGCAGCCACATCCTGGCCGAGGTCGAGCAGGTTGCCGACACCGTGTCGATCATCGGCCACGGCCGCCTGCTCGCTTCCGGAACGGTTGCCGAGGTCATCGGTGGCAGTACTGCGCCAGTCGTGAAGGTTGCTGTTGACAACCACGAGGCCGCGACCGGGATCCTGACCGCGGCCGGGATGACCGTGCGGGCCGACGGCAACTACCTGCTCGTCGAAGGTGCCACTGACCCGGCAGATGTGACCCGTCGTCTCGCCCATCAGGAGCTGTACGTGTCGGAGCTGGTCCTGGTCCGCGCGGACCTGGAGTCCGTGTTCCTCGAGCTGACCGAAGGCGAGGGGCTGTGATGATCCGACTCACCAAGGTCGAGCTCCGCCGCCTGACCGCACGCCGGCTCACGTTGATCGGCGTCGGCGGACTGTTCTTGATCACCGCGCTGCTGCTCGTCGCCACCTGGTTCGATGCACAACCGTTGTCCGCGGCCGAACAGCAGCAGGCTGAGCGTCACTTCCAGCTGGCGCACAAGGACTGGGTCGACCACGCGGCCGAGAACCGAGCGCAGTGTGAGGAGGACTGGAAGACCCAGCCGGATCCGAAGCCGACGGTCGAGGACATGTGCGCCTATCCGGAGCCCAAGCTGGAGGACTACGGCAAGCCCCCGACGGTATTCGCCCAGATCATGCCGGACCTATTGCAAGGATCGTCGTACTTCCTGGCCTTTGCGGCATTCCTGATCGGGGCCAGCTTTCTCGGCGCGGAGTTCAGTTCCGGTGCTATCGGCAACTGGTTGACGTTCGAGCCGCGTCGGCTGCGGGTCTACGGGAGCAAGCTGCTCGCGACCGCGACCGGGTTCGTGCCGATCGCGGCGGTGGTGCTCGCGGTCGTGCTGCTGGGCACGTTCCTGATCGTCGACCACCTGGGCGACACCGCGAGTACGACGTCCAAGACGTGGGGAGACCTGAGCGCGATCGGTGGCCGAGCCGTGGTGACGACCGCACTCGCGGCCGCGCTCGGCTGCGTCGTCGGCCTGCTGCTGCGGCACACGGCGGCGGCGATCGGTGTCGTGATGGCATACCTCGTCCTGGCCGAGGGCGTCTTCGCCGCGTTCCTGGAGAAGGCCCAGCCGTGGCTGATCAAGATCAACTTCGACGCCTTCGTCCGCCACGACGCGCAGTACTACGTCACCGAATGCAAAACCGGCACCGACGGCAGCTACGTCTGCGACTACGTCCAGAAGACGCTGTCGTTTGAGCACGGCGCCTGGTACCTCGCGATCCTCGCCGTGGTAGCGATCGCCCTCGGCGGCTGGGTCTTCTACCGCCGAGACATCAACTAGTCACAGGCAGCCGTCGTCGCGGGCGGACGCATGAAGCCATCGCAGGCAATTGGGCTCCGAACGCGAGCGGCAACGTGGGGCAGACCACCTTCACCACTCACCACGTCTCACCCCGACGAAGCAGTAGCCCGCGTCGGGCGGACTACGCGTCAGCTAGTCGCGTGCGTCGGCGTCGGCGTACGGTGCCTAGGAGGACGATTGCGAGGGTGAGGACGGCGGCCGCCCCGCCAACTGCCAGGCCGCGGCGGAGGCCTGGTGGGACGAAGGTGCAGTCGATGCGGTCGGCGCTGCCAGTCAGGGGAACGGCGATCAGGCCGCCATAGTCGCGCGGCACCTGCGCCTTTCCGCCGCCGGCCGAGCACATCCAGCCGTCGATCTTCGGCACGGAGAGTACGGCGTATCCAGTGCTGCCGGGGCGCAGCGTTGCGTGCAGGGAATGCCCGCCGGCCTCCACATCGGTCGCCCCGCCGGCCCGCAGACGCCGGATCGCTTTCGCCAGTTCCTGGTGGTTCAGGCAGCCGATCGCGCTGTGCGGCGGGATGCCCTGCGGGTCCTCGCCGAAGTTGAGTTCGATCAGCACCACGCCGGTCTTCGGCACGGAACCGAGGCTGATCATCGCGCTGCTCGTGTTGATCCCCGGTCGTCGTGTCGCGCTCAGTTCGTGCCACTGCCCGTCCGCCAGCCGGGCCCGTCCGCCGACCCGCGGCATGAACAGGTAAGCCGACGTACCGGGCGTGCACGCCGCGACCAGCTTCACATCACCGGTCTCGAACCGCGTGCCCTTGTACTTCGGGACCTCGTACACCGTGCTCCCCAGCAACCGCTCCTGGATCGCATACGCGTTCGGCGCATTCGTGTCGACAGGAGCCGTCGTCCCGAGCCGTCGCCGTACCGTGACGAGTGGCGGCGCGTCGGAGTGGGTGATGTCCGGCTGACCGCTGCCGACGAGCCGCATCCGGGCGCCGACCGAGAAGATCGCGTCGGTGACCGGGTTGTCGAGGGTGTGCGACGCGCGACCGTACCCGGACCAGCCGAAACCGAGGCTGGTCAGCAGTTCGTTCGTCGATTCCGGCAACAGACTGCTGTACAGGCCGGCGCCCTGCCCGCCGAGCAACATCGGGTCGTTCGGCGTGATCGACGTACCCGGCTCGGTCCGGTACGCCGGCCAACGTCCGGCCGCCCGAAGCGCGTCGTACCGCGCCGTCTGCTTGTCGTCCCACGCCGCGGCCGATGCGCCGAGCACCCGCCCGCGTCGTTCATCGGTGACGACCGCGGACCAGGTCGTCTCGACGGCCACAACCACCAGCAGCATCGCGAATGCGGCCGCGACGGGCCACTTGACCCGCCGGGTCGCCGGGATCCGGCGCAGCGTCCAAATGGTGCCGAACGCAACCAAAGTCGCGGCTCCGGACATGATCAGCGCGAACAGCCAATGCCTGGTCAGCAGCGTGCTGCCGTCGGACAGTACGGCGATCAGCGCCAGCAACGCCGCGCCGCCCAGCAGCGCGATCGGTCCCGGCAGCTTGTGCGAGACCGAGACCCACGCGACCACCACGATCACGCCGCAGAGCACGAACGCCTCGCGGTACTGGCTGCCGTTCGGGGTGTCGAACGCGTGCCAGAACTCCTGCGTGGGCGGCCATCGGAACGACAACGCGATCAGGACGGTCGTGATCACCCACACCAGCTTGGTCAGCCACGGCACGAACTTGTTGAACGGCATCGTCAGCGCCAGCAGCAGGGCGACGGTCCCGACGTACAGGCTCGCGGTCCGCCCGACGCCTTCGGTCAGCGGCAGCAGCCGGGACAGGAAGGTGTCCAGCGCGGAGGGGTGGAAGATCCCGGACGGTGACGGCGTTGCGGCGCGGTTCGTCAGCAGGATCGGTAGCAGGATGGGCGCGACCAAGGCCATGCCGAGGACGAACGAGATGCCGTGCCGCACGATCGCCCGCAGTCGCAGCGACCACCTGAGGTCACTGGTCAGCACCCGGGCGAGCAGGTAGATCCCACCCGCGATCGTTGCCATGTAGGCGGTGTAGAAGTTGGACAGCCAGAACAGGCCGACCACCAGCACACTGAGCAGCCGGTTGGTCCGGCGCAGTGACCACTCCGCCACCATGAAGAACATCGGCAGTGCGATCAGGCCGTCCAGCCACATCGGCACGTACGATCCGTCGTCGAGCGCCCAGCCGCAGACGCCGTACGAAACACCCAGCATTGCGGCAACCCAGCGGGGGCCTGGGCGCATCTTCATCAGTAGGGCCGCCATCGCGGCCGCGGCCAGGCTCAGCTTCAGGGTGGTGATGACGTAGACGGCCAGGTCGATCTGATGGCGGGGGAACAACCCCACCAGCAGGGACAATGGGCTGCCGAGGTCGACCCCGAAGTCGGCGAGGAAGCCGACCCCGAACGCGCTCTGCCAGTTGAACAGCAGGTCACCCTGGGCCCGGCCGTGCAGGACGTCCCACAGGTGGGCGAAGAAGGGGACGTACTGCGTGCCAAGATCGTTGGTACTGCGCGACAGCGAACCGAAGGGATAGGTACCGCGGATGATTCCGGAGGCGGCGAACACCGCCGCCACGACGACGAAGGCGACGACGGCGGGCGGCAGCGCCGAACGTCGCCGCAGTACCCCTGGTGAATCGCCGTCCGCTGAAGCCACCGACCGTCCCCCTGCCCTTTCTGGAAGTTGCGCATGAGCCCGACAACGCGCCTGAGCCTAGTGGTGCCGTGTTACAACGAGGTCGAGGTGGTCAACCGTTTCCACGAGGCGCTCAGCCGCGAACTGACTGCCACCGGCCGGCAGTACGAGGTCGTGTACGTGGACGACGGCAGTAGTGATGGGACGCTCGAGGCGCTCGTCGGGTTGGCAGCCACCGACGACTCGGTCCGGTATCTGTCCTTCAGCCGCAACTTCGGCAAGGAGGCCGCGATGCTGGCCGGCCTGCGCTACGCCACCGGCGACGCGGTCGTGATCATGGACGCGGACCTGCAGCACCCGCCAGAGCTGATCGGCCGGATGCTGACGGAGTACGAGCGCGGCTTCGACCAGGTGATCGCCCGGCGGAACCGGACCGGCGACCCGGCCACCCGGACGTTGTTCGCGCGGGCGTACTACTGGCTGATCAACAAATGGGCCGACGTCGAGCTGATGGACGGGGTCGGCGACTTCCGGCTGCTGTCGCGGCGCGCGGTCGACGGACTGCTCGAGCTGAACGAGTACAACCGGTTCTCGAAAGGGCTGTTCGCCTGGATCGGGTTCGAGTCGATCCTGTTCGAGTACGACAACGTGAAGGCGGCGCCGGACCGCAAGAGCCGGTGGACGTTCCGGCGACTGCTGGAGTACGGACTCGACGGACTGCTGTCGTTCAACAACAAGCCGCTGCGAATGGCGATCTACGTCGGACTGCTGCTGACCGCGGTCGCTGCCGGATACGCGATCTGGGTGCTCGTGGCCGCGCTCCTGCACGGCGTCGACATGCCTGGGTACGTCACGCTGATCGCCGCGATCACCGGGCTCGGCGGGCTGCAGATGGTGATGCTCGGCGTGATCGGCGAGTACATCGGCCGGATCTACTACGAGGCCAAGAAGCGCCCGCACTACCTGCTGAAGCAAACCAACATGGACCCCGCGGAACGGCTGGAGAAGCCACCGGCCCCCGGTGGAGGAACCACCAGGGGCCGGTAGAAACCGCTGAGGATCAGGCCGTCAGCCGCTCGTCGGTGGACGCCGAGAACAGGTGCAGCTTGTCCGGCACCGCCGCGAGGCGGATGGTCGAACCCTTCTCGACCGGCATCCGGGCGTCGATCCGGGCGACGATCTGCTGGTGCTCGTCGTTGTGCTCCGCGGTGCCGTACAGGTACGCGTCGGCGCCGAGCTCCTCGACCACGGCGACCTTCACCGGCAGACCCTCGTCGGCGACCTTGAAGGCCTCCGGGCGAACGCCCACGGTCAGGGTCTTGTCACTGCCGGCCTTGGCCAGCACCGCACGCTCGATCGGGATCACGTAGTCGCCGACCTTGGCCCCGGTCTCGGTGATGTCGGCCTCGATCAGGTTCATCGCCGGCGAGCCGATGAAGCCCGCGACGAACTTGTTCTTCGGGTTGTCGTACAGGTTCAGCGGGGTGTCGACCTGCTGGAGCAGACCGTCCTTGAGGACGGCCACCCGGTCGCCCATCGTCATGGCCTCGACCTGGTCGTGCGTGACGTACACGGTCGTGACACCGAGACGCTGCTGCAGCTCGGCGATCTGCGTACGGGTCTGCACCCGCAGCTTGGCGTCGAGGTTCGACAGCGGCTCGTCCATCAGGAAGACCTGCGGGTTACGCACGATGGCGCGACCCATGGCGACACGCTGACGCTGACCACCGGAGAGGGCCTTCGGCTTGCGCTCCAGGTACTCCTCCAGGCCGAGCAGCTTGGCGGCCTCCATCACGCGCTTGGCGCGGTCTTCCTTGGACACGCCCTGCATCTTCAGCGCGAAGCCCATGTTGTCGGCGACCGACATGTGCGGGTACAGCGCGTAGTTCTGGAACACCATCGCGATGTCCCGCTCCTTCGGCGGACGGTGCGTGACGTCGCGGTCGCCGATGTAGATCGAACCCTCGTTGACCTCTTCGAGGCCGGCGAGCATCCGGAGCGAGGTGGACTTACCACAACCCGACGGGCCGACGAGCACCATGAACTCGCCGTCCTCGATCTCGAGGTTGAGCTTGTCGACGGCCGGCGTGTCGGAACCGGGGTAGATCCGGGTCGCCGCCTTGAACGAAACAGTAGCCATGACGATTTCTTCCCTTCACCGGCAGGAACGTGCCGGACGATCCGAGTAAAGGCACCCCCGAGGCGGGGGAGTCCGCCTATCCTCGCGTGGCCCGCTCGTCCTGACAAGGTATGCGGCGTGTGACGTGTCCGTTCTGTTCACGTAGTGGACACCCACGCGCAGTCTGCAAGTTCTTGCAGGATCTTGCTGAAAAGTCAGGTTCGGGCTGGGTACAGTGCCGGGCGTGAGCAGCAGAGCGCGGCTGGCGGATATCGCGGCCAAGGCGGGGGTCAGTGAGGCGACGGTCTCGCGGGTACTGAACGGCAAGCCGGGAGTGGCGGACGAGACCAAACAGTCCGTCCTGACCGCGCTCGACGTGCTGGGGTTCGAACGGCCGACCCGGTTGCGGCGGCGGTCGGCGGGGTTGATCGGGCTCGTCATGCCCGAGCTGATCAACCCGATCTTCCCGGCGTTCGCGCAGGTGATCGAGTCCGCGCTGTCCCAGCGCGGCTTCACCCCGGTGCTCTGCACGCAGTCACCCTCCGGAGCGACGGAGGAGGAGTACGTCGAGATGCTGCTCGAGCGCGGCGTCTCCGGAATCATCTTCGTGTCCGGTCTGCACGCCGACACCGGCGCGGATCACGCCAGGTACCAGGCGCTGGTGGACCGGCGGCTGCCGGTGGTGTTCGTGAACGGCTGGCTGCCGTCGGTCGAGGCGCCGTTCGTGTCCTCGGACGAGTACGCCGCGATGGAGCTCGCGGTCGCGCATCTGGTTGCCCTCGGCCACCGCCGGATCGGGTTCGCGTCCGGGCCGGAGCGGTTCATCGTCGTACAGCGGAAACTGGCTGGTTACCGCACCTCGATGAAGGCGCAGTTGGGGGTGTCGGACGAGGACATCGACCCGATGGTGGCGCTGAGCATGTTCGGCGTCGAGGGCGGCGAGGCAGCCGGCCGGCAGTTGCTCGACGCCGGCGTCACCGCGGTCGTCTGCGGCTCCGACATGATGGCGCTCGGCGTCATCCGAGCCGCCCGCCAACGCGGCCTCGCCGTACCGGGCGACATCTCGGTCGTCGGCTACGACGACGCCCCGATGATGGAGTTCACCGACCCCCCGATGACCACCATCCGCCAGCCCGTCCAGGCCATGGGCCTAGCCGCCGTCCAGTCCCTACTGGAAGAGGTCCGCGGCCACGCCACCCCCCACACCGAATTCCTCTTCCGCCCCGAACTAGTAGTCCGCGGCTCCACCGGCCCGGCCCGCTGAACCGCACTTTGTGCACCGGCCAACCAGTTCCGGGGCGGATCAGTGGTCGGTGGGTGCACAAGGAGCGGCTCCGGCCCGGAAGCCGTCCCCTGCCGGGCGGCTCCGGGCCGGAGGTACTGGGTTACTTGGAGGTGTGGAAGGCGGCCTTGGTGGTCTTGGCGAAGCCGTTGGCCCAGAGGGCGTTGACCTTGGAGCGTTCGGTGGCGTCCGGGTACGGGTTGGTGCAGGACGGGCCGGGGCCGCCGCCGGACATCAGTTCGGAGCAGGGGCCGGAGTAGTGGTCGGGCAGGCCGAGCACGTGGCCGGTCTCGTGGGCGACGATCCGGGTCTTGTCGTACTGCTGCGACTGGGCGTAGTCGATGAAGACGTAGCCGCTGCCGTGGCCGTCGGTCGACGCGTACGAACCGCGCGGGTCGTTGCCCTCGGTGTAGTAGAAGTCGTAGTTGCTGCCCTCGACGAGCTTCACGTTGCTGACGCTCGAGTTCCAGATCGACGAGCTGGACGCGATCTGGGACGCGAAGGTCGGCGCGTCGACGGCGTACGTGACCGTCACCGCGGTGACCTTCTGGCCGGCCTTGGCCTGCTTGGCCATCTTGGCG carries:
- the snpA gene encoding snapalysin, which encodes MSHRRILTSLAGLAAAALAVPALAASPSTAAPATDSHSSHVSTAATRAAYVGSPQDEAATKAFYDAVMKSARAKMAKQAKAGQKVTAVTVTYAVDAPTFASQIASSSSIWNSSVSNVKLVEGSNYDFYYTEGNDPRGSYASTDGHGSGYVFIDYAQSQQYDKTRIVAHETGHVLGLPDHYSGPCSELMSGGGPGPSCTNPYPDATERSKVNALWANGFAKTTKAAFHTSK
- a CDS encoding ABC transporter ATP-binding protein; translation: MSDVAISTRGLRKTYRTRRGRKVVAVQGLDLDVPTGGVHGFLGPNGSGKTTSIRMLLGLVRSDAGTMAVFGKTVPAHLPEVVGRVGAIVESPKFFPAFTGRKNLELLAEAIGAPRTRVGEVLEQTSLGERGNDRFRSYSLGMKQRLAIAATLLKDPDLLIFDEPTNGLDPAGIREIRETMRGLGDQGKTVLVSSHILAEVEQVADTVSIIGHGRLLASGTVAEVIGGSTAPVVKVAVDNHEAATGILTAAGMTVRADGNYLLVEGATDPADVTRRLAHQELYVSELVLVRADLESVFLELTEGEGL
- a CDS encoding LacI family DNA-binding transcriptional regulator translates to MSSRARLADIAAKAGVSEATVSRVLNGKPGVADETKQSVLTALDVLGFERPTRLRRRSAGLIGLVMPELINPIFPAFAQVIESALSQRGFTPVLCTQSPSGATEEEYVEMLLERGVSGIIFVSGLHADTGADHARYQALVDRRLPVVFVNGWLPSVEAPFVSSDEYAAMELAVAHLVALGHRRIGFASGPERFIVVQRKLAGYRTSMKAQLGVSDEDIDPMVALSMFGVEGGEAAGRQLLDAGVTAVVCGSDMMALGVIRAARQRGLAVPGDISVVGYDDAPMMEFTDPPMTTIRQPVQAMGLAAVQSLLEEVRGHATPHTEFLFRPELVVRGSTGPAR
- a CDS encoding glycosyltransferase family 2 protein, with product MSPTTRLSLVVPCYNEVEVVNRFHEALSRELTATGRQYEVVYVDDGSSDGTLEALVGLAATDDSVRYLSFSRNFGKEAAMLAGLRYATGDAVVIMDADLQHPPELIGRMLTEYERGFDQVIARRNRTGDPATRTLFARAYYWLINKWADVELMDGVGDFRLLSRRAVDGLLELNEYNRFSKGLFAWIGFESILFEYDNVKAAPDRKSRWTFRRLLEYGLDGLLSFNNKPLRMAIYVGLLLTAVAAGYAIWVLVAALLHGVDMPGYVTLIAAITGLGGLQMVMLGVIGEYIGRIYYEAKKRPHYLLKQTNMDPAERLEKPPAPGGGTTRGR
- a CDS encoding YfhO family protein: MASADGDSPGVLRRRSALPPAVVAFVVVAAVFAASGIIRGTYPFGSLSRSTNDLGTQYVPFFAHLWDVLHGRAQGDLLFNWQSAFGVGFLADFGVDLGSPLSLLVGLFPRHQIDLAVYVITTLKLSLAAAAMAALLMKMRPGPRWVAAMLGVSYGVCGWALDDGSYVPMWLDGLIALPMFFMVAEWSLRRTNRLLSVLVVGLFWLSNFYTAYMATIAGGIYLLARVLTSDLRWSLRLRAIVRHGISFVLGMALVAPILLPILLTNRAATPSPSGIFHPSALDTFLSRLLPLTEGVGRTASLYVGTVALLLALTMPFNKFVPWLTKLVWVITTVLIALSFRWPPTQEFWHAFDTPNGSQYREAFVLCGVIVVVAWVSVSHKLPGPIALLGGAALLALIAVLSDGSTLLTRHWLFALIMSGAATLVAFGTIWTLRRIPATRRVKWPVAAAFAMLLVVVAVETTWSAVVTDERRGRVLGASAAAWDDKQTARYDALRAAGRWPAYRTEPGTSITPNDPMLLGGQGAGLYSSLLPESTNELLTSLGFGWSGYGRASHTLDNPVTDAIFSVGARMRLVGSGQPDITHSDAPPLVTVRRRLGTTAPVDTNAPNAYAIQERLLGSTVYEVPKYKGTRFETGDVKLVAACTPGTSAYLFMPRVGGRARLADGQWHELSATRRPGINTSSAMISLGSVPKTGVVLIELNFGEDPQGIPPHSAIGCLNHQELAKAIRRLRAGGATDVEAGGHSLHATLRPGSTGYAVLSVPKIDGWMCSAGGGKAQVPRDYGGLIAVPLTGSADRIDCTFVPPGLRRGLAVGGAAAVLTLAIVLLGTVRRRRRTRLADA
- a CDS encoding ABC transporter permease; translation: MIRLTKVELRRLTARRLTLIGVGGLFLITALLLVATWFDAQPLSAAEQQQAERHFQLAHKDWVDHAAENRAQCEEDWKTQPDPKPTVEDMCAYPEPKLEDYGKPPTVFAQIMPDLLQGSSYFLAFAAFLIGASFLGAEFSSGAIGNWLTFEPRRLRVYGSKLLATATGFVPIAAVVLAVVLLGTFLIVDHLGDTASTTSKTWGDLSAIGGRAVVTTALAAALGCVVGLLLRHTAAAIGVVMAYLVLAEGVFAAFLEKAQPWLIKINFDAFVRHDAQYYVTECKTGTDGSYVCDYVQKTLSFEHGAWYLAILAVVAIALGGWVFYRRDIN
- a CDS encoding ABC transporter ATP-binding protein, with translation MATVSFKAATRIYPGSDTPAVDKLNLEIEDGEFMVLVGPSGCGKSTSLRMLAGLEEVNEGSIYIGDRDVTHRPPKERDIAMVFQNYALYPHMSVADNMGFALKMQGVSKEDRAKRVMEAAKLLGLEEYLERKPKALSGGQRQRVAMGRAIVRNPQVFLMDEPLSNLDAKLRVQTRTQIAELQQRLGVTTVYVTHDQVEAMTMGDRVAVLKDGLLQQVDTPLNLYDNPKNKFVAGFIGSPAMNLIEADITETGAKVGDYVIPIERAVLAKAGSDKTLTVGVRPEAFKVADEGLPVKVAVVEELGADAYLYGTAEHNDEHQQIVARIDARMPVEKGSTIRLAAVPDKLHLFSASTDERLTA